One segment of Nostoc piscinale CENA21 DNA contains the following:
- a CDS encoding S1 family peptidase: protein MNWRSLRSRIVYLVCLMICLGGVELALSKPQSVPDKFSRVERSPTPLSVEQLQKLAQTITVKISAQELLGSGTILQRQGQIYTVITNAHVLRSAKPPYQIQTPDGRLYQAFVLQVAKFQQDDLAVLQFRSPDIVYSVANINYVSSLQVGDEVFVGGFTSGLTVHQFVFTSGKITLLLEKALEQGYQIGYTNDVRKGMSGAPLLNIYGEVVGINSLHKDPIWNTPEVYQDGSQPEAHLQELITQSSMAIPIRKEVLQNHQENQS from the coding sequence ATGAACTGGCGATCGCTCAGAAGTAGAATAGTTTATCTGGTGTGCTTGATGATTTGTCTTGGTGGTGTTGAGTTAGCACTCTCAAAACCGCAAAGTGTTCCTGATAAGTTTAGCAGAGTGGAGCGATCGCCCACTCCTCTTTCTGTCGAGCAATTGCAAAAATTAGCTCAGACTATCACCGTCAAAATTTCTGCACAAGAGTTACTAGGCTCAGGAACTATACTGCAACGCCAAGGTCAAATTTATACGGTAATTACCAATGCTCACGTCTTGAGGTCTGCTAAACCACCCTATCAAATTCAAACCCCAGATGGGCGTTTATATCAAGCTTTTGTGTTGCAGGTTGCCAAGTTTCAGCAGGATGATTTAGCGGTGTTGCAGTTTCGTAGTCCCGATATAGTTTATTCTGTGGCTAACATTAACTATGTATCTAGCTTGCAAGTTGGGGATGAGGTTTTTGTGGGTGGATTTACATCAGGTTTAACTGTTCATCAGTTTGTCTTTACCTCTGGCAAAATCACCCTATTGCTAGAAAAAGCATTAGAACAAGGCTACCAGATTGGCTACACCAATGATGTGCGTAAAGGTATGAGTGGCGCACCATTGCTGAATATATATGGTGAAGTAGTGGGGATCAATAGCTTACATAAAGACCCAATTTGGAATACACCAGAAGTTTATCAAGATGGTTCTCAACCAGAAGCCCATTTGCAAGAACTAATTACACAATCTAGTATGGCTATACCGATTAGAAAAGAAGTATTGCAAAATCATCAGGAGAATCAATCATGA